One part of the Oryzias melastigma strain HK-1 linkage group LG21, ASM292280v2, whole genome shotgun sequence genome encodes these proteins:
- the LOC112137947 gene encoding olfactory receptor 6N2-like, with protein sequence MNVTYISLDGFVEIEKYRYFYFFMMLTVYILIVCSNCTIVSLIVIHKNLHEPMYIFIAALLINSVLFSTNIYPKLLTDLLAEKQMIAYEACLLQIFVFYSLSGSEFLLLAVMSYDRYVSICKPLQYTILMKKTTVVILLGLAWIVPFCHIVIIIVGDAKLELCSFSLKGIFCNNSLNYLFCAVSKALLTFGLVTLFNIAFVPVLFIIFTYAKILIVASKGSGKVKRKAAQTCLPHLLVLINYSCLTLYDVIIVRLESNFSKTARFIATLQILMYNPLCNPVIYGLKMTEIYKHLKKLFCHSR encoded by the coding sequence ATGAATGTAACATACATAAGTCTGGATGGTTTTGTGGAGATAGAAAAGTACAGgtatttctatttctttatgatgttaactgtttacattttgattGTCTGCAGCAATTGTACGATAGTTTCTCTGATTGTGATTCACAAGAACCTTCATGAGcctatgtacatttttattgcagCACTGTTGATCAACTCTGTTCTTTTCAGCACAAACATCTACCCCAAACTCTTAACTGACCTGTTGGCTGAAAAACAGATGATCGCTTATGAAGCCTGTCTCCTTCAGATTTTTGTGTTCTACTCATTAAGCGGTTCAGAATTCTTACTGCTGGCTGTCATGTCTTATGACAGATATGTGTCCATATGTAAACCTCTGCAATATACAATCCTCATGAAGAAAACAACTGTTGTTATTTTACTGGGATTGGCCTGGATTGTACCTTTTTGtcatattgttattattattgttggaGATGCAAAGTTAGAACTTTGCAGCTTTTCATTGAAAGGTATTTTCTGCAACAATTCTTTAAATTATCTTTTCTGTGCAGTTTCTAAAGCCCTGTTAACCTTTGGTTTAGTTACTCTGTTCAACATTGCTTTTGTTCCTGTACTATTCATAATTTTCACATATGCTAAGATCCTCATAGTGGCTTCTAAAGGTAGTGGCAAAGTTAAGAGAAAAGCTGCTCAGACCTGTTTACCTCACCTGCTGGTTTTAATCAACTATTCTTGTTTAACTCTTTATGATGTAATCATAGTTCGACTGGAGTCAAATTTTTCAAAGACTGCTCGTTTTATAGCAACACTACAAATACTGATGTATAATCCTCTTTGCAATCCAGTCATTTATGgactaaaaatgacagaaatttaTAAACACTTGAAGAAGTTGTTCTGCCATTCCAGATAG